One window of Pseudomonas urmiensis genomic DNA carries:
- the dapA gene encoding 4-hydroxy-tetrahydrodipicolinate synthase — MIAGSMVALVTPMDAQGRLDWDSLGKLVDFHLEKGTHAIVAVGTTGESATLSVEEHIQVIEFVVKRVAGRIPVIAGTGANSTSEAVHLTQNAKNAGADACLLVVPYYNKPTQEGLYQHFKHIAEAVDIPQILYNVPGRTSCDMQAETVIRLSTVPNIIGIKEATGDLDRAKAIVDGVSKDFIVLSGDDPTAVELILLGGKGNISVTANVAPREMADLCEAALEGNAEKARAINEKLMPLHKDLFCEANPIPVKYALVEMGLMQQGIRLPLTWLSEGCHEKVRTALRQSGVLV, encoded by the coding sequence ATGATTGCGGGCAGTATGGTGGCATTGGTCACACCCATGGATGCACAAGGGCGTCTTGATTGGGACAGCCTCGGCAAACTTGTAGACTTCCACCTGGAAAAAGGCACGCATGCAATCGTCGCTGTCGGCACTACCGGTGAGTCGGCGACCCTGAGTGTCGAAGAGCACATTCAGGTCATCGAGTTCGTGGTCAAGCGGGTCGCTGGGCGCATCCCGGTCATCGCCGGTACCGGGGCCAACTCCACCTCCGAAGCCGTGCACCTGACCCAGAACGCCAAGAACGCTGGCGCCGACGCCTGCCTGCTGGTGGTGCCGTACTACAACAAGCCGACCCAGGAAGGCTTGTACCAGCACTTCAAGCACATCGCCGAAGCCGTCGACATCCCACAGATCCTCTACAACGTACCCGGCCGCACCTCCTGCGACATGCAGGCCGAGACGGTGATCCGCCTGTCGACCGTGCCGAACATCATCGGTATCAAGGAAGCCACTGGCGACCTGGACCGCGCCAAGGCCATCGTCGATGGCGTCAGCAAAGACTTCATCGTCCTGTCCGGCGATGATCCGACTGCAGTCGAGCTGATCCTGCTGGGCGGCAAAGGCAACATCTCCGTTACTGCCAACGTCGCCCCGCGCGAAATGGCCGATCTGTGCGAGGCCGCCCTTGAGGGCAATGCCGAGAAGGCCCGCGCGATCAACGAAAAACTCATGCCGCTGCACAAAGACCTGTTCTGCGAAGCCAACCCGATTCCGGTGAAGTACGCGCTCGTGGAAATGGGCCTGATGCAACAAGGTATTCGCCTGCCGCTGACCTGGCTGAGCGAAGGTTGTCACGAAAAAGTCCGTACTGCCTTGCGCCAGTCCGGCGTACTGGTTTAA
- a CDS encoding M48 family metalloprotease: MNLLRPTLLTLACLLALPGHADDLPSLGDASSAIVSPQQEHELGRAWLSLLRGNVRQLNDPQLKDYVETSVYKLAETSQLQDRRLEFILIDSRELNAFAAPGGIVGVNGGLFLNAQSEGEYASVLAHELAHLSQRHFARGVEAQQRMQLPMMAALLAGIVLAAGGGGDAGIGLIAGTQAAAIQEQRRFSRQNEQEADRIGIQNLEKAGYDPRTMPSMFERLARQYRYGAKPPEFLLTHPVTESRIADTRNRAEQMPKGGVEDSLRYQLIRARVALTYEETPGLAAKRFRDQLDQNPNLDAARYGLALAQIKGGRLNEARENLKPLLAKAPNDITYNLAQVDLDITNNRLADAQQRIEKLRGLYPNNYPLQQARADLLIKQNKPAEAQKVLDDLVKKRPDDPDVWYEVAEVRGLSGNTIGLHRARAEYFTLVGDFDQAVQQLDFAKRRAGSNFPLASQIDARQRQILEQQRMVKDMMR; the protein is encoded by the coding sequence ATGAATCTACTGCGCCCCACCCTGCTGACGCTGGCCTGCCTGCTGGCCCTGCCCGGCCATGCTGACGACCTGCCGTCACTGGGCGATGCCAGTTCCGCGATCGTTTCCCCACAGCAGGAGCATGAGCTGGGCCGCGCCTGGCTGAGCTTGCTGCGCGGCAACGTCAGGCAGCTGAACGACCCGCAGCTCAAGGACTACGTCGAAACCAGCGTGTACAAGCTGGCCGAAACCAGCCAGCTGCAAGACCGGCGCCTGGAATTCATCCTGATCGACAGCCGTGAGCTCAACGCGTTTGCCGCCCCAGGCGGGATCGTCGGGGTCAACGGCGGACTGTTCCTCAATGCCCAGAGCGAAGGTGAATACGCCTCGGTACTGGCGCACGAACTGGCGCACTTGTCGCAACGCCACTTTGCCCGTGGGGTCGAGGCGCAACAGCGCATGCAGCTGCCGATGATGGCCGCACTGCTGGCCGGTATCGTCCTGGCGGCGGGCGGTGGTGGTGACGCCGGCATTGGCTTGATCGCTGGCACCCAGGCGGCGGCAATCCAGGAGCAACGGCGTTTCTCCCGACAGAACGAGCAGGAAGCCGACCGCATCGGCATCCAGAACCTGGAAAAAGCCGGCTACGACCCGCGCACCATGCCGAGCATGTTCGAGCGTCTGGCCCGTCAGTATCGCTACGGTGCCAAGCCGCCGGAGTTCCTGCTGACTCACCCGGTGACCGAGTCGCGTATCGCCGACACCCGCAACCGTGCCGAGCAGATGCCCAAAGGCGGCGTTGAAGACAGCCTGCGCTATCAGTTGATCCGCGCCCGCGTCGCCTTGACCTATGAGGAAACACCGGGGCTGGCAGCCAAGCGCTTCCGCGACCAGCTCGACCAAAACCCTAACCTGGATGCTGCACGCTATGGCCTGGCCCTGGCGCAGATCAAGGGTGGGCGGCTCAACGAAGCGCGCGAGAACCTCAAGCCGCTGCTGGCCAAGGCGCCTAACGACATCACCTACAACCTGGCCCAGGTTGACCTGGACATCACCAACAACCGCCTGGCCGATGCGCAACAGCGCATTGAAAAGTTACGCGGGCTGTATCCGAACAACTATCCCCTGCAGCAGGCGCGGGCTGATTTGCTAATCAAGCAGAATAAGCCGGCTGAAGCGCAGAAGGTGCTGGATGACCTGGTCAAGAAGCGTCCGGATGATCCGGATGTCTGGTACGAGGTGGCTGAGGTGCGTGGGCTGTCGGGCAATACCATTGGCTTGCATCGGGCACGCGCCGAGTACTTCACCTTGGTGGGTGACTTTGATCAGGCGGTGCAGCAGCTTGATTTCGCCAAGCGCCGGGCGGGGAGCAACTTCCCGCTGGCCTCCCAGATCGATGCCCGGCAGCGGCAGATCCTGGAGCAGCAGCGGATGGTCAAGGACATGATGCGCTAA
- a CDS encoding sulfurtransferase TusA family protein, which yields MIDSLTCDAELDASGLNCPLPLLKAKMELNRLASGAVLKVIATDAGSQRDFSTFARLSGHTLLHETAESGIYTYWLRKA from the coding sequence ATGATCGATAGCCTGACCTGCGACGCCGAACTCGACGCCAGTGGTCTGAACTGCCCATTGCCGCTGCTCAAGGCCAAGATGGAACTCAATCGCCTGGCCAGTGGCGCGGTGCTCAAGGTGATCGCCACCGATGCAGGTTCGCAGCGCGACTTCAGCACTTTTGCCCGCTTGTCCGGTCATACCCTGCTGCATGAAACAGCCGAGTCCGGCATCTATACCTACTGGCTGCGCAAGGCCTGA
- the nadA gene encoding quinolinate synthase NadA encodes MTQISERLLVQAHLDAKQPNPLTPAQEAEYRAAIAAELKAQNAVLVAHFYCDPVIQALAEETGGCVSDSLEMARFGKNHPADTVIVAGVRFMGETAKILTPEKRILMPTLEATCSLDLGCPVEEFSAFCDKHPERTVVVYANTSAAVKARADWVVTSSCALEIVETLMDNGETIIWGPDQHLGRYIQKKTGADMLLWDGACIVHEEFKSRQLADMKALYPDAAILVHPESPESVIDLADAVGSTSQLIKAAQTLPNKTFIVATDSGIFYKMQQLCPDKEFVAAPTAGNGAACRSCAHCPWMAMNTLERTLDCLQKGTNEIFVDPALIPRAIKPLNRMLDFTQAARLKLSGNA; translated from the coding sequence ATGACCCAGATTTCCGAACGCCTGTTGGTTCAAGCCCACCTTGATGCCAAGCAGCCCAACCCCCTGACCCCCGCGCAGGAGGCCGAGTACCGTGCGGCCATCGCCGCCGAACTCAAGGCCCAGAACGCAGTCCTGGTCGCCCATTTCTACTGTGATCCGGTGATCCAGGCGCTGGCCGAAGAGACCGGCGGCTGTGTGTCCGACTCCCTGGAAATGGCCCGTTTCGGCAAGAACCACCCCGCCGACACGGTGATTGTCGCCGGCGTGCGCTTCATGGGCGAGACCGCCAAGATCCTCACCCCGGAAAAACGCATCCTGATGCCAACCCTGGAAGCGACCTGCTCGCTCGACCTGGGCTGCCCGGTGGAAGAGTTCTCGGCGTTCTGCGACAAGCACCCCGAACGTACCGTGGTGGTCTATGCCAACACCTCGGCAGCGGTCAAAGCGCGGGCCGACTGGGTCGTGACTTCCAGCTGCGCGCTGGAAATCGTCGAGACCTTGATGGACAACGGCGAAACCATTATCTGGGGTCCAGACCAGCACCTGGGCCGCTACATCCAGAAAAAAACCGGCGCCGACATGCTGCTGTGGGATGGCGCGTGCATCGTTCACGAAGAATTCAAGTCGCGCCAGCTGGCCGACATGAAGGCGCTGTATCCCGATGCGGCGATCCTGGTACACCCGGAGTCGCCCGAGTCGGTGATCGACCTGGCCGATGCGGTGGGCTCCACCAGCCAGCTGATCAAGGCCGCGCAGACCCTGCCGAACAAGACCTTCATCGTCGCGACCGACAGCGGCATCTTCTACAAGATGCAGCAGCTGTGCCCGGACAAGGAGTTCGTTGCCGCGCCGACGGCGGGCAATGGTGCCGCGTGCCGTAGCTGTGCGCATTGTCCGTGGATGGCGATGAACACGCTGGAGCGTACCCTTGATTGCCTGCAGAAGGGCACCAACGAGATCTTCGTTGATCCGGCGTTGATTCCGCGAGCGATCAAGCCGCTCAACCGGATGCTCGATTTCACCCAGGCAGCGCGGTTGAAGCTATCGGGTAACGCCTGA
- a CDS encoding YdgA family protein — translation MKKSVGILSGLAVAIAVAVTAGAWYTGKQLPAQLDSSVSRANQELKKAVAGTGGSMTLELASLEQHFFTSTAHYRLKAKDVWLGEGAPLSFDVGLVDQIEHGPFPWSRVKALKLMPVLATSNSALEKDDFTAAWFAAAGDQPPVTGQVSLGYAGSIDSDIRLAPLKLNEDNGNTLDFSGMQLQLSGDEQGKAVKIHGTAERLEMKLVGDDHPPATFKFEGLKIGGDLASTGHDLVYVGNLDLALAQAQATLGPKQEVLLLKGLEQNNLYSAEGPDTMGGRIEYKVNDISYAGRAVGSGQMVVTVKSLDIPAFQSLAEWYQTKLPEVQEMQQAQAAGQPFPTFDMTEEEKAKVQADLQKILAAKPKLALEQLSFKTANGESRFSLALDFSNPSSFDLPPDQLGKQLVSQLKSQLSLSKPMIGDLATLQALLEGQTDAQAIAQQSSQAGEMVGMMALQSGMATVQGNDVVSNLHYADGMVDFNGKKMTVEEFAMILGAHLAALSPQG, via the coding sequence ATGAAGAAATCAGTAGGCATCCTTTCCGGCCTGGCGGTCGCCATCGCCGTCGCAGTCACCGCTGGCGCCTGGTACACCGGCAAGCAACTGCCTGCCCAGTTGGACAGTTCCGTCAGCCGTGCCAACCAAGAACTGAAGAAGGCCGTGGCCGGCACGGGCGGCAGCATGACCCTTGAGCTGGCCTCGTTGGAGCAGCACTTCTTTACCAGTACTGCGCATTACCGGCTCAAGGCCAAGGACGTGTGGCTGGGCGAGGGCGCGCCACTGAGCTTTGACGTGGGTCTCGTCGACCAGATCGAGCACGGCCCGTTTCCGTGGTCGCGGGTCAAGGCATTGAAGTTGATGCCGGTCCTGGCCACCAGCAACAGCGCGCTGGAGAAAGATGACTTCACCGCCGCCTGGTTCGCCGCAGCCGGCGATCAGCCGCCAGTGACCGGCCAGGTCAGCCTCGGCTACGCCGGGAGTATCGACAGCGATATCCGCCTGGCGCCGCTCAAACTCAACGAAGACAACGGCAACACCCTGGACTTCTCCGGCATGCAGTTGCAGCTTAGCGGCGATGAGCAAGGCAAGGCGGTGAAGATCCACGGCACAGCCGAGCGCCTGGAAATGAAACTGGTCGGTGATGATCATCCGCCCGCTACGTTCAAGTTCGAAGGCCTGAAGATCGGTGGCGACCTGGCCAGCACCGGCCATGACTTGGTGTATGTCGGTAACCTTGACCTGGCCCTGGCACAAGCCCAGGCAACCCTGGGGCCTAAGCAAGAGGTGCTGCTGCTCAAGGGGCTGGAGCAGAACAACCTGTACAGCGCCGAAGGCCCGGACACCATGGGCGGGCGCATCGAGTACAAGGTCAACGACATCAGCTATGCCGGGCGTGCGGTTGGCAGTGGGCAGATGGTGGTGACGGTCAAGTCGCTCGACATTCCGGCATTCCAGTCGTTGGCCGAGTGGTACCAGACCAAGCTGCCTGAAGTGCAAGAAATGCAGCAAGCCCAGGCGGCCGGCCAGCCATTCCCGACCTTCGACATGACCGAAGAAGAGAAGGCCAAGGTGCAGGCCGACTTGCAGAAGATCCTCGCCGCCAAGCCGAAGCTGGCGCTGGAACAACTGTCGTTCAAGACGGCCAATGGCGAGAGCCGTTTCAGCCTGGCGCTGGATTTCTCCAACCCAAGCTCGTTCGACCTGCCGCCTGATCAACTGGGCAAGCAGCTGGTCAGCCAGTTGAAGAGCCAGCTGTCGTTGTCCAAGCCGATGATCGGCGACTTGGCAACGCTGCAGGCGCTGCTCGAAGGGCAGACCGACGCCCAAGCGATTGCCCAGCAATCGAGCCAGGCAGGCGAGATGGTCGGCATGATGGCGCTGCAAAGTGGCATGGCCACAGTGCAGGGCAATGACGTGGTGTCCAACTTGCACTATGCCGACGGCATGGTCGACTTCAACGGCAAGAAGATGACGGTCGAGGAGTTCGCGATGATCCTCGGTGCGCACCTGGCCGCGCTGTCGCCGCAAGGCTGA
- the bamC gene encoding outer membrane protein assembly factor BamC, translating to MKRLAGLSALALIISSTSGCGWLWGDEGYFRDRGSDYLQAQPTAPMQLPPDAANVKRLDPLLPIPRNVADDTATGEYEVPRPQPLTAGADISDFSLQRSGSSRWVLAQRSPAEVWPVTHQFFEDNGFRIAEERPQTGEFTTTWQRFDELSASLGQRLASSASSGDSEVRVRVRMEPGVQRNTSEVYVVSAERPAGSTAETEFPSSSTNTAVDALLVDEMLASMNRSAEKGGSVSLLAARDFDAPSRVSLSEDGSGNPVLYLGSDLDRAWSGVGRALEQGEWRVEDINRSLGLYYINLSEKPDDKQNQPGFFSRLFGSEPTKEEREERAERYQVRLSKVGESVQVTVEKNINTVAPADVARRVLSAIQDHLG from the coding sequence ATGAAGCGACTGGCTGGTCTTTCCGCCCTTGCCCTGATCATTTCCAGCACCAGCGGTTGCGGGTGGCTGTGGGGCGACGAGGGTTATTTCCGCGACCGCGGCAGCGATTACCTGCAGGCGCAACCGACCGCGCCAATGCAGTTGCCGCCGGACGCTGCCAACGTCAAGCGCCTCGATCCGCTGTTGCCGATCCCGCGTAACGTGGCTGACGACACCGCCACTGGCGAGTACGAAGTACCGCGTCCGCAACCGCTGACGGCCGGTGCCGATATCAGTGATTTCAGCCTGCAGCGCAGCGGCAGCAGCCGTTGGGTACTGGCCCAGCGCTCGCCAGCCGAAGTCTGGCCGGTGACCCACCAGTTCTTCGAGGACAACGGCTTCCGTATCGCCGAAGAGCGCCCGCAGACCGGCGAATTCACCACCACCTGGCAGCGCTTCGATGAGCTCTCGGCGTCGCTCGGCCAGCGCCTGGCCAGCTCCGCCAGCAGCGGCGACAGCGAAGTACGGGTGCGGGTACGCATGGAGCCTGGCGTGCAGCGCAACACCTCCGAGGTGTATGTGGTCAGCGCCGAGCGCCCGGCCGGCAGCACTGCCGAGACCGAGTTCCCGTCCAGCTCCACCAACACCGCTGTCGATGCACTGCTGGTCGACGAAATGCTCGCCAGCATGAACCGTAGCGCCGAGAAGGGTGGTTCGGTCTCGCTGTTGGCCGCGCGTGATTTCGACGCACCAAGCCGCGTCAGCCTGAGCGAAGACGGCAGCGGCAACCCGGTGCTGTACCTGGGTTCTGACCTCGACCGCGCCTGGTCTGGCGTAGGCCGCGCCCTGGAGCAGGGTGAGTGGCGCGTCGAAGACATCAACCGCAGCCTGGGCCTGTACTACATCAACTTGTCCGAGAAACCTGACGACAAGCAGAACCAGCCAGGCTTCTTCAGCCGCCTGTTCGGCAGCGAGCCGACCAAGGAAGAGCGTGAAGAACGCGCCGAGCGTTATCAGGTGCGCCTGAGCAAGGTCGGCGAGAGCGTGCAGGTTACCGTCGAGAAGAACATCAACACCGTGGCCCCGGCCGATGTCGCCCGCCGCGTGCTGAGCGCCATTCAGGACCACCTGGGTTAA
- a CDS encoding MBL fold metallo-hydrolase: protein MRFAVLGSGSQGNGTLIASGDTFILVDCGFSLRETERRLALLGVSAAQLSAVLVTHEHADHVHGVGLLSRRYNVPVYLSQGTLRGLRKPVEVAGFLGCGDTLSIGALQVSAARVEHDAYEPLQYVISDGRRRFGMLTDLGCYDARLLERYQGLDALLIEANHCRDLLARGHYPHFLKLRVGGNQGHLNNHQAANLVAELGWQHLQHLVLAHLSSKNNLPQLARQCFVDTLGCDPDWLQVANQEHGLDWREIA from the coding sequence GTGCGCTTCGCGGTACTGGGAAGCGGCAGCCAGGGAAACGGCACGCTGATCGCCAGTGGTGACACGTTCATCCTGGTCGATTGCGGGTTCTCCCTGCGCGAAACCGAGCGGCGCCTGGCGCTGCTCGGGGTCTCGGCGGCGCAACTGAGCGCGGTGCTGGTCACCCACGAGCATGCCGATCATGTGCATGGCGTAGGCTTGCTGTCACGGCGCTACAATGTACCGGTCTACCTCAGCCAGGGCACCTTGCGCGGTTTGCGCAAGCCGGTGGAGGTGGCCGGTTTTCTCGGTTGTGGCGACACCCTCAGCATTGGCGCCTTGCAGGTCAGCGCGGCGCGGGTCGAGCATGATGCCTACGAGCCGTTGCAGTACGTGATCAGCGACGGTCGTCGGCGCTTCGGCATGCTGACTGACCTGGGCTGCTACGATGCACGCCTGCTGGAGCGCTACCAGGGCCTGGATGCACTGCTGATCGAGGCCAACCACTGCCGCGACCTGCTTGCTCGCGGCCATTACCCGCATTTCTTGAAATTGCGGGTCGGTGGCAACCAAGGACATTTGAACAACCACCAGGCCGCCAACCTGGTGGCCGAGCTGGGATGGCAGCACCTGCAACACCTGGTGCTGGCGCATCTGAGCAGCAAGAACAACCTGCCACAACTGGCCCGTCAGTGCTTCGTCGACACCTTGGGGTGCGACCCGGACTGGCTCCAGGTGGCGAATCAGGAACACGGGCTCGACTGGCGCGAAATCGCCTAG
- a CDS encoding AI-2E family transporter, translating into MFKVLRDWMQRYFSDEEAVVLAVLLVLAFTAVLTLGGMLAPVLAGLVLAFLMQGLVNALERLKVPSRYAVGLVFALFMGALGVFLLVLVPLLWHQLITLFNELPGMLGKWQSLLLLLPERYPHLVSDEQVLRAIESVRDEIGKFGQWALTFSLSSLPLLVNAMIYLVLVPILVFFFLKDRELIARWVSGYLPRERNLLTRVGDEMNRQIANYIRGKGIEILICGIATYIAFISLGLNYAALLALLVGLSVVVPYVGAVVVTVPVTLIALFQWGWGDQFIYLMAVYAIIQALDGNVLVPLLFSEAVSLHPVAIICAVLLFGGLWGFWGIFFAIPLATLFKAVLDAWPKQEPAVAPLL; encoded by the coding sequence ATGTTCAAAGTGCTTCGCGACTGGATGCAGCGCTACTTCTCCGACGAAGAAGCGGTGGTGCTGGCGGTCCTGCTGGTCCTGGCCTTCACGGCGGTATTGACCCTCGGCGGCATGCTCGCCCCGGTGCTGGCGGGTTTGGTCCTGGCGTTTCTGATGCAGGGGCTGGTCAATGCCCTGGAACGGCTGAAAGTCCCTAGCCGGTATGCCGTGGGGCTGGTTTTCGCCCTGTTCATGGGCGCCCTTGGGGTGTTCCTGCTGGTGCTGGTGCCGTTGCTCTGGCACCAGCTGATCACCCTGTTCAACGAGTTGCCGGGCATGCTCGGCAAGTGGCAGTCGTTGCTGTTGCTGCTGCCGGAGCGCTATCCGCACCTGGTGTCCGATGAGCAAGTGCTGCGCGCCATCGAGTCGGTGCGTGACGAGATCGGCAAGTTCGGCCAATGGGCGCTGACCTTCTCGCTGTCGAGCCTGCCGCTGCTGGTCAACGCGATGATCTACCTGGTGCTGGTGCCGATCCTGGTGTTCTTCTTCCTCAAGGACCGCGAGTTGATCGCGCGCTGGGTCAGCGGTTATCTGCCGCGTGAGCGCAACCTGCTGACCCGGGTGGGCGATGAGATGAACCGGCAGATCGCCAACTATATTCGCGGCAAGGGCATCGAAATCCTGATCTGCGGGATTGCCACCTACATCGCCTTCATCAGCCTGGGTCTCAACTATGCGGCGCTGCTGGCGTTGTTGGTGGGGCTGTCGGTGGTGGTGCCGTACGTAGGGGCGGTGGTGGTGACCGTGCCGGTGACCTTGATCGCGCTGTTCCAGTGGGGCTGGGGCGACCAGTTCATCTACCTGATGGCGGTGTACGCAATTATCCAGGCGCTGGACGGCAACGTGCTGGTGCCGCTGCTGTTCTCCGAGGCGGTGAGCTTGCACCCGGTGGCGATCATCTGTGCGGTGTTGCTGTTTGGCGGGCTTTGGGGGTTCTGGGGGATCTTCTTCGCCATCCCGCTGGCGACCTTGTTCAAGGCGGTGCTGGATGCCTGGCCCAAGCAGGAGCCGGCGGTGGCGCCGTTGCTGTAA
- a CDS encoding peroxiredoxin: MAVALDQPVADFQAQATSGQTVSLAELKGKQVVLYFYPKDSTPGCTTEGQGFRDQHAAFQAANTVVFGVSRDGIKSHENFKAKQGFTFELISDKDEALCQLFDVIKLKKLYGKEYLGVDRSTFLIDKDGVLRQEWRGVKVPGHVDAVLAAAQDLNKA, translated from the coding sequence ATGGCCGTAGCACTCGACCAACCCGTTGCCGACTTCCAGGCCCAGGCCACCAGTGGCCAGACCGTCAGCCTTGCTGAGCTGAAAGGCAAGCAGGTGGTGTTGTACTTCTATCCCAAGGACAGCACCCCAGGCTGCACCACCGAGGGCCAGGGCTTTCGCGACCAGCACGCGGCGTTCCAGGCTGCCAACACGGTGGTGTTTGGCGTGTCGCGCGATGGCATCAAGTCGCACGAGAACTTCAAGGCCAAACAGGGCTTCACCTTTGAACTGATCAGCGACAAGGACGAGGCGCTGTGCCAGCTGTTCGATGTGATCAAGCTCAAGAAGCTGTATGGCAAGGAATACCTGGGCGTGGATCGCAGCACCTTCCTGATCGACAAGGATGGCGTGCTGCGTCAGGAGTGGCGTGGCGTGAAGGTGCCGGGGCATGTGGATGCCGTGCTGGCCGCGGCTCAGGATCTGAACAAAGCTTGA
- a CDS encoding glycine cleavage system protein R, translating to MSTPTVREQFLVISALGPNPMELANVLSRAAFDNRCAVVTSRLSRHGETSALVLQVGGSWDALARLEAILPGLGKKHGLTLDVVRSADQEVRPQALPYVAYVSAAYRPDIINELCQFFLDHRVELEAMTCDTYLAPQTGSSMLNAQFTVILPAGTQISWLRDQFLDFADALNLDALIEPWRPQNPM from the coding sequence ATGTCCACCCCCACAGTCCGCGAACAATTCCTTGTCATCAGTGCCTTGGGCCCCAACCCGATGGAGCTGGCCAACGTCCTTAGCCGCGCCGCGTTCGACAATCGTTGCGCAGTGGTCACCTCGCGTCTGTCCCGCCATGGCGAAACCAGCGCCCTGGTGCTGCAGGTCGGCGGCAGCTGGGACGCCCTGGCGCGCCTTGAAGCCATTTTGCCGGGCCTGGGCAAGAAGCACGGCCTGACCCTGGATGTGGTGCGCAGCGCCGACCAGGAAGTGCGCCCGCAGGCCCTGCCTTATGTGGCCTACGTCAGCGCCGCCTATCGCCCGGACATCATCAATGAGCTGTGCCAGTTCTTCCTCGACCACCGCGTCGAGCTCGAAGCGATGACCTGCGACACCTACCTGGCGCCGCAGACTGGCAGCAGCATGCTCAACGCCCAGTTCACCGTGATCCTGCCAGCCGGCACCCAGATCAGCTGGCTGCGCGATCAGTTCCTGGACTTTGCCGACGCCCTGAACCTGGATGCGCTGATCGAACCGTGGCGCCCACAGAACCCGATGTAA